Genomic DNA from Desulfurivibrio alkaliphilus AHT 2:
AAAGCTTCTATCAGCAGCCCATCCGGGCGGCGGTGCAGAAAAATCAAGCGCAATTACTCAACGAGATAACGACCGGGCTTGCCACTATTGATTCTGCCCGGAAAGCCCGGAGTCTAAAAAGATGGATGCCCAGCACAATCGGCTACAGAATCTTCTGGCCCTTCATCGGGCTGGCTTTTTTCATGGTGCTTTCAACGATACTGGTCATCACCGTCTGGCTGATGAACCAGCGACTTAAGCAACATGTCTGGCGGGCAACCCGGGCCATGTCTGCGTATTCCAGTGATTCCGGACACCCATTCCGGTAGGAAGTCGGACACCATTCCGGTCCGAAGCCGGACACCTGTTCCAGTGATTCCGGACACCCCGTAGTCGGAGCGAAGCGACGCGGTAGTTTTGATTGCTTACTCTTCCCGAGTCGGTGCTGTCAAGTTGGCTTTTGCCTTTCTCATTGATCCTCCTTTTGGTTTTAGTTGGATGATGTGGGCGTTGTGGATCAGGCGATCCAGGATGGCGTCGGCGAGGGTGGGGTCGCCGATCTGTTGGTGCCAGTGTTCATGGGGCAGCTGACTGGCCACCAGGGTGGAACGGAGCTGGTAACGGTCCTCCAGGACTTCCAGCAGATCATGCCGCTGCTCCCGGTTCAGCGGTGACAGGCCGAAGTCGTCGAGCACCAGCAGATCCACCTTGGCCATCCCGGCCATCAGTTTGACGTAACGACCATCGCCCTTGGCCAGATTGATCTCTTCAAAAAGCCGGGGTATCCGCTGGTAGCTGGCGGTATAGCCACTGCGGCAGGCTTTTTGGGCAAAGGCGCAGGTCAGATAAGACTTGCCGGCGCCGGTGGGGCCGGTGATGATCATGTTCTGGTGCTGTCGCAGCCAGGAGCATTCCGCCAAGCGCATGATCAACGCTTTATCCAGGCCACGGGGGTGCCTGAAGTCGATATCCTCGATACAGGCCTGGTGGCGCAGCCGGGCTTGGCGGAGCCGGGTCTTGAGCCGGCGGTTGTCCCGCTCCACCGCCTCCCGGTCCACCAGCAGCCCCAGCCGCTCTTCGAAGCTCAGGTCGCTCAGGTCCATGTTCTGTTGCTCTTT
This window encodes:
- the istB gene encoding IS21-like element helper ATPase IstB, with the translated sequence MLIHPTIEKLESLRLGGMVAALKEQQNMDLSDLSFEERLGLLVDREAVERDNRRLKTRLRQARLRHQACIEDIDFRHPRGLDKALIMRLAECSWLRQHQNMIITGPTGAGKSYLTCAFAQKACRSGYTASYQRIPRLFEEINLAKGDGRYVKLMAGMAKVDLLVLDDFGLSPLNREQRHDLLEVLEDRYQLRSTLVASQLPHEHWHQQIGDPTLADAILDRLIHNAHIIQLKPKGGSMRKAKANLTAPTREE